In Kwoniella dejecticola CBS 10117 chromosome 4, complete sequence, one genomic interval encodes:
- a CDS encoding ATP-dependent RNA helicase HAS1 produces MSTIARDPSLGANKKRKRPSKGGAEKSPSTKSKEQVANDDAEVQDIPMEAEATSSKVTLDSPAPAGAVDGARNAPGATYERVPFSTLNLSNPTMNAIQRIGFETMTEVQERTIPPLLAGKDVLGAARTGSGKTMAFLVPSVELLSTLRFKPVNGTGVIIISPTRELALQIFGVAKELMQGHSQTFGVLMGGANRKAEADKLVKGVNLIVATPGRLLDHLQNTKGFIFKNLKALVIDEADRILEIGFEEEMKQIIKLLPAENRQSMLFSATQTTKVTDLARISLRPGPLYINVDEEKQASTVDMLEQGYVVCESDKRFMLLFTFLRKNLKKKVIVFFSSCNSVNYHAELLNYIDVPVLDLHGKQKQQKRTNTFFEFCNAPSGILLCTDVAARGLDIPKVDWIIQFDPPDDPRDYIHRVGRTARAGKTGKSLLFLLPSELGFLRFLKVAKVPLNEYQFPQKKVADVQKQLENLISKNHYLNTSARDGFRSYLQSYASYSLKKIFDVNKLDLAKVGKSFGFAVPPKVNISIGSAKAKKERGDDSDDEEDEEGVPKKAYYRNRQKKGKFN; encoded by the exons ATGTCGACGATAGCAAGAGACCCAAGTCTGGGCGCCAACAAGAAACGAAAGAGACCTTCCAAGGGCGGCGCCGAGAAATCTCCATCGACGAAAAGCAAAGAACAAGTCGCTaatgatgatgccgaggTCCAAGATATTCCAATGGAGGCAGAAGCCACTTCATCTAAAGTCACTCTGGACTCACCCGCGCCAGCTGGAGCCGTGGACGGAGCAAGAAATGCCCCAGGAGCAACATACGAGAGAGTACCGTTCTCCACTCTGAACTTGTCGAATCCCACAATGAATGCGATTCAGAGGATCGGGTTCGAAACTATGACGGAAGTTCAAGAGCGCACAATCCCCCCTTTACTAGCTGGAAAGGACGTGCTAGGTGCAGCGAGGACAGGAAGTGGGAAGACAATGGCTTTCTTAGTTCCCTCCGTGGAATTGTTGAGTACTTTACGATTCAAACCTGTAAACG GAACCGGAGTAATCATCATTTCGCCAACTCGAGAGCTCGCCCTGCAGATTTTCGGAGTAGCCAAAGAACTCATGCAAGGTCATTCTCAGACGTTTGGGGTGTTAATGGGCGGTGCGAACCGAAAAGCGGAGGCGGATAAATTGGTCAAGGGAGTCAACCTGATAGTAGCTACTCCGGGTAGACTGTTGGATCATCTACAA AATACTAAAGgcttcatcttcaagaaCCTGAAAGCGCTCGTTATAGATGAAGCCGACAGGATCTTAGAGATTGGTTtcgaggaagagatgaagcaAATTATCAAGCTCCTACCAGCTG AAAATCGTCAATCAATGCTATTCTCCGCCACCCAGACTACCAAAGTCACAGACTTGGCTCGTATCTCTTTACGACCCGGACCGTTGTACATCAAcgtggatgaagagaaacAAGCATCGACCGTCGACATGTTAGAGCAAGGATACGTAGTCTGTGAATCCGATAAGCGGTTCATGCTCCTCTTTACGTTCCTGCGTAAGAacctcaagaagaaggtcattGTCTTCTTCAGTAGTTGTAATTCTGTGAATTATCATGCGGAGTTACTGAATTATATTGATGTGCCAGTATTGGATTTACAC GGGAAACAAAAACAGCAAAAACGAACAAACACTTTCTTCGAATTCTGCAATGCCCCATCGGGTATCTTACTATGTACCGACGTAGCTGCCCGAGGATTGGACATACCCAAAGTCGACTGGATCATCCAGTTCGACCCGCCTGACGATCCGAGGGACTACATCCACCGAGTCGGTCGAACGGCTCGAGCAGGCAAGACGGGAAAATCactcttgttcctccttccctccgAATTGGGTTTCCTTCGATTCCTCAAAGTCGCCAAAGTCCCTTTGAACGAGTATCAGTTCCCCCAAAAGAAGGTCGCCGATGTCCagaagcag TTGGAGAACCTCATCTCGAAAAACCATTACCTAAACACCTCTGCTCGAGATGGATTCAGATCGTATTTACAATCATACGCTTCTTACTCGCTCAAAAAGATATTCGACGTGAACAAGCTTGATCTTGCCAAAGTGGGCAAATCGTTCGGATTCGCCGTTCCTCCCAAAGTGAATATTTCGATTGGATCAGCTAAAGCCAAGAAGGAGCGCGGGGAcgatagcgatgatgaagaggacgaagagggagTGCCGAAGAAGGCTTATTATAGAAATAGGCAAAAGAAGGGCAAGTTCAACTAG